One Cuculus canorus isolate bCucCan1 chromosome 1, bCucCan1.pri, whole genome shotgun sequence DNA segment encodes these proteins:
- the LRRN3 gene encoding leucine-rich repeat neuronal protein 3 translates to MKDMQPKINFLLGLVITALVQAVEKKADCPESCICEIRPWFTPKSVYMEAPTVDCNDLGLFNFPARLPANTQVLLLQTNNIAKIEHSVDFPVNLTGLDLSQNNLSSVTSLNLRKTPQLLSVYLEENKLTELPEECLSGLHNLQELYINHNLLSVIAPGAFKGLSNLLRLHLNSNGLQMINRKWFEATPNLEILMLGENPIIRIEDMNFEPLINLRSLVLAGINLTEIPDNALVGLDNLESISFYDNRFVRVPHIALQKAKNLKFLDLNKNPINRIRRGDFSNMLHLKELGINNMPELISIDSLAVDNLPDLRKIEATNNPRLSYIHPNAFYRLPKLESLMLNSNALSALYRSTVESLPNLKEVSIHSNPIRCDCVIRWINMNKTNIRFMEPESLFCVDPPEFQGQNVRQIHFREMMEICLPLIAPESFPSTLDLKTGSHISLHCRATAEPEPEIYWITPSGHKLLPNTISNKYYIHSEGTLDIRDVTQKESGLYTCIATNLVGADLKSVMIKVDGSLPQDSNGSLNIKIKDIKSNSVLVSWKANSKILKSSVRWTAFLKAENSQAAQSARIPSDIKVYNLTHLNPSTEYKICIDIPTIYSQNKKQCVNVTTKGPDLAMKGYEMNNIIGFLVCLGALLGIISVIYLYICISREMNCDEGHGYLKNYLKKQSFSLNEFYPPLISLWDMGKGKSTAMEVKATAIGVPTNMS, encoded by the coding sequence ATGAAGGACATGCAACCCAAAATCAATTTTCTACTTGGCCTAGTTATCACTGCACTAGTACAAgctgttgaaaaaaaagcagactgtCCAGAGTCATGTATATGTGAAATCAGACCATGGTTCACCCCCAAGTCTGTGTATATGGAGGCCCCAACAGTGGACTGTAATGATTTAGGCCTTTTTAACTTTCCTGCCAGACTGCCTGCCAACACACAGGTTCTACTTCTACAGACTAATAATATTGCAAAAATTGAACATTCGGTAGACTTCCCAGTGAATTTAACTGGTCTAGATTTATCTCAGAACAATTTATCCTCAGTGACCAGTCTCAACCTTCGAAAGACACCACAGTTGCTTTCAGTGTAccttgaagaaaacaaacttacTGAGCTCCCTGAAGAATGTCTCTCTGGACTCCACAATTTACAAGAACTTTATATTAACCATAACCTGCTTTCTGTGATTGCACCAGGAGCTTTCAAAGGCCTCAGTAATCTTCTCAGACTTCATCTCAATTCAAATGGTCTGCAAATGATCAACAGGAAGTGGTTTGAAGCTACTCCTAATCTTGAAATTCTCATGCTTGGAGAAAACCCAATAATCAGAATTGAAGATATGAACTTTGAGCCTCTTATCAATCTGCGCAGCCTAGTTTTAGCAGGCATAAATCTCACTGAAATACCAGATAACGCTTTGGTTGGCCTCGACAATTTAGAAAGCATCTCCTTTTATGACAATAGATTTGTTAGAGTGCCCCACATTGCTCTTCAAAAGGCtaaaaatcttaaatttctGGATCTAAATAAGAATCCTATTAACAGAATACGACGAGGAGATTTTAGCAATATGCTGCACCTAAAAGAGTTAGGAATTAATAACATGCCTGAACTGATTTCTATAGATAGTCTTGCTGTTGATAATTTGccagatttaagaaaaatagaagctaCCAATAACCCCAGATTATCATACATTCATCCAAATGCATTCTACAGACTTCCAAAGCTGGAGTCACTCATGCTTAACAGCAATGCGCTGAGTGCCCTGTACCGCAGTACAGTAGAATCCTTGCCTAACCTCAAAGAAGTTAGTATACACAGCAATCCCATTAGATGCGATTGTGTCATCCGCTGGATTaacatgaataaaacaaatattcgCTTCATGGAGCCAGAGTCCCTGTTTTGTGTAGACCCTCCTGAATTCCAAGGCCAGAATGTGAGACAGATACACTTCCGCGAAATGATGGAAATCTGTTTGCCCCTGATAGCTCCTGAAAGTTTTCCATCTACTCTGGATTTAAAAACTGGCAGCCACATTTCCTTGCACTGCAGAGCAACAGCAGAACCAGAACCTGAAATCTACTGGATAACACCATCAGGACACAAACTTCTGCCTAATACTATTTCCAATAAATACTACATTCATTCTGAAGGAACATTAGACATAAGAGATGTAACACAAAAAGAAAGTGGTTTATACACATGTATAGCAACAAATTTAGTTGGTGCAGACCTCAAGTCAGTTATGATTAAAGTGGACGGCTCTCTCCCTCAGGACAGCAATGGATCtttgaacattaaaataaaagatataaaatCTAATTCTGTTTTGGTTTCATGGAAAGCAAATTCTAAAATTCTGAAGTCCAGTGTTAGATGGacagcttttctgaaagctgagaaCTCTCAGGCTGCACAGAGTGCTCGAATACCATCTGATATAAAGGTATATAATCTTACACATCTAAATCCATCAACCGAATACAAAATTTGTATAGATATTCCCACTATCTATTCACAGAATAAGAAACAATGTGTCAATGTAACCACAAAAGGGCCGGACCTGGCAATGAAAGGCTATGAAATGAACAACATAATAGGATTCCTTGTCTGCCTTGGAGCTCTTTTGGGAATCATCTCTGTGATATATCTCTACATCTGCATCTCACGAGAGATGAACTGTGACGAGGGACATGGCTATCTAAAGAATTACCTGAAGAAACAATCCTTTTCACTGAATGAGTTTTATCCTCCTCTAATCAGTCTTTGGGATATGggcaaaggaaaaagcacagCAATGGAAGTAAAAGCAACTGCAATAGGTGTACCAACCAATATGTCATAA